The region CTATTAAACAATTGACTGGTTTAACCGTAATTGAATTAGACTTTAATGTCGTTGACGTAATGACGCAAAGCGAATGGAAAAACGCTAATACTGGGAAACCTAATTCTACTTTAGATCCCAATAAAAATTTAAAATAGAAAGGAATTTTTAATCATGGAACCTAATACACCTACTACTACTCTTACTTTTGACGAAAACGTTTTAGCGAAAATAACCGGAAAAACGGCCGAAAACATTGACGGGGTCCTCTCACTGGAAGGCAACTTAATCGACAAAGTTACAAACCAATTCTCCAATGGCGATGATCCCACTCAGGGCGTTAACGTAGATATTGACGAAGATGATCATGTTGTCAAATTGGAATTAGATGCAATTTTGGAATATGGCAAAAATGCACAAAGTATTTTTGATAAATTAACCAATAAGGTTTCCACTGCCATCAATGAAATGACTAATATGAAAGTCACTGAGATTAAACTCAACGTTAAAGATATGCTAACGCGTGAAGAATGGGCAGAACAGAATAAGAAAAAGGAACAGAACAAAAAAAAGGAACGGGATTCTAAAACTGGTAACGAACCAACTCCAGACCCAAAACCTTAGTTTGAGGGCCAACTGTGGCTAGGAAAGTTTTCAAAATTCCAGTCCAATTAACTATAGCCCTTTACAGATTCACGTTCTCAATACCTGAAATAAAATAACACTCTTAGAACCTTGGAACGTCAGAACTTTTACTGACAATCCGTGGTTCTTTTTTTAGTTAAAGTAATATAGAATAAACATTAATCATATAAAAAGGAGTTCAGCCTTGACTAAAGAACGCTTATCCGCTTTCACCGACGCCATTATTGCAATCATTATGACTATTTTAGTGTTAGACATTCCACAACCAACCAGTGCCACGTGGGTGGCTATTTGGAATCTACATACTCATTTTATTGCTTATACAATCTCTTTTAGCGGACTGGCAATTATGTGGAACAATATTCACAACATCACTCAAATTGTTCGTAGGATTAATGGGCACGTGCTGTGGAGTAATATTTCCATGCTTTTCTTTGCCTCCTTATTTCCATACACAACACTTTTTGTTGCTGACCATTTTAGCTCCTTTGTTGCAGAGTTATCATATACATTAATTTTCACATTGCTATCAATATCTTATTTTGTTACCACTGGACTATTACTAA is a window of Pediococcus claussenii ATCC BAA-344 DNA encoding:
- a CDS encoding Asp23/Gls24 family envelope stress response protein, with amino-acid sequence MEPNTPTTTLTFDENVLAKITGKTAENIDGVLSLEGNLIDKVTNQFSNGDDPTQGVNVDIDEDDHVVKLELDAILEYGKNAQSIFDKLTNKVSTAINEMTNMKVTEIKLNVKDMLTREEWAEQNKKKEQNKKKERDSKTGNEPTPDPKP
- a CDS encoding TMEM175 family protein yields the protein MTKERLSAFTDAIIAIIMTILVLDIPQPTSATWVAIWNLHTHFIAYTISFSGLAIMWNNIHNITQIVRRINGHVLWSNISMLFFASLFPYTTLFVADHFSSFVAELSYTLIFTLLSISYFVTTGLLLIADPSNEGLRYTVNRPSRIILDMSFKALGIFIGIWYPPIMLFSTLANMLIWIIPDRRAEKVANKINKINKLE